A window from Gammaproteobacteria bacterium encodes these proteins:
- a CDS encoding EAL domain-containing protein: MGTHLRRALPILLGGLLLTGLAWHFTSSRINQEVNSAFDAAADASVAEITQLMNIYMEALRGVGSLYAASEDVTRTEFHRYVERLNIEERYPGILALEFARRVPLQAKTTYERQVRQDSSQGSDYAKFEIQPTGQRPEYMVTEYIEPIQRNVGALGYDLLSESLRQQAIEQSRDTGELTATAPLNLIQGGRPGVLFFIPIYQNGAPLLTISQRQEAFLGVVVAVFDTAALMAGALHPATLNTLAIRIFDTNADHTRPASSTLIFDSSQLPHTMSRPMAATLHKQIMFELGGRHWRIEIAALPTFGVQQGQTPPLFVLMGGVAISLLLFGTALSLVARRAALRQADQLTAHLRDQEETLRLAAHVFDSSSEGIVFTDANTRIVAVNKAYTEITGYSREEILGQNPRLFQSHWQDRDFYEGMWHALRSDGHWEGEIWDRRKDGSLYAQWLTINANRDEAGQISHYVGICTDITERKQTQERIQHLAYHDPLTDLPNRLLLQDRIGLAIAEAQRDKTMIAVLFMDLDRFKTINDSLGHLVGDKLLQQVAQRLASCLHEADTISRIGGDEYVIVLPNIAETSKVADIAHDILKALSAPVLVEGRTFHTSASIGISLYPNDGQDVQTLMKYADTAMYHAKENGRNNFQFFTPQLNLWASERLAMENDLRLALERSEFLIHYQPQVDAISGRVVGLEALLRWQHPEKGMLLPNRFIPTAEETGLIIPLGEWVLRSVCSQGVLWQQQGLQPLPIAVNLSAVQFRQADLVQSISRTLDSTGLPPQFLELELTESMLMQQSAPNTAMLERFSSMGIKLSIDDFGTGYSSLSYLKRFPIDRLKIDQSFVRDITTDSEDAAIVTAIIALAHSLEIEVIAEGVETRQQRDFLYRQGCYLYQGYLCARPMPAEDVAAYLQQIATPTEMRFNPMA; the protein is encoded by the coding sequence ATGGGTACGCACCTGCGACGGGCACTGCCCATCCTGCTAGGTGGACTGCTGCTGACAGGACTTGCCTGGCATTTTACATCGAGTCGTATCAATCAGGAGGTGAACTCCGCTTTTGACGCTGCGGCCGACGCTAGTGTTGCAGAGATTACCCAGCTAATGAATATTTACATGGAGGCATTGCGTGGCGTCGGCAGCCTCTATGCGGCCTCGGAGGACGTCACTCGTACCGAATTCCATCGCTATGTCGAGCGTCTGAACATCGAGGAGCGCTATCCGGGGATTTTGGCCCTGGAATTCGCCCGCCGCGTCCCGCTGCAGGCCAAGACTACTTACGAGCGCCAGGTACGGCAGGATAGCAGCCAGGGCTCCGATTATGCCAAGTTTGAAATACAGCCGACGGGCCAGCGCCCGGAATATATGGTGACCGAGTATATCGAACCCATACAGAGAAACGTGGGGGCGCTGGGCTACGACTTGTTGAGTGAATCCCTACGCCAACAAGCCATCGAACAGTCACGTGATACAGGGGAACTGACAGCTACCGCCCCCCTCAATCTTATCCAAGGGGGCCGCCCGGGAGTCCTGTTTTTCATACCCATTTATCAAAACGGTGCGCCCCTACTCACCATCAGCCAACGGCAAGAGGCCTTTCTCGGTGTTGTTGTTGCCGTCTTCGATACCGCTGCACTGATGGCCGGTGCTTTACATCCGGCGACGCTGAACACACTGGCCATACGTATCTTCGATACGAACGCTGACCACACGCGTCCAGCGTCCTCCACCCTGATTTTCGATAGCTCGCAGCTCCCACATACCATGAGTCGTCCGATGGCGGCGACGTTGCACAAACAGATCATGTTCGAACTGGGGGGGCGCCACTGGCGGATCGAAATTGCCGCCTTGCCCACTTTCGGCGTACAACAGGGACAAACGCCCCCCCTGTTCGTCCTTATGGGGGGCGTCGCCATCAGCCTGCTGCTGTTTGGTACTGCCCTCTCGCTTGTAGCCCGGCGCGCGGCCCTCCGTCAGGCGGATCAACTGACGGCACACCTGCGCGACCAGGAGGAAACCCTGAGACTGGCCGCTCATGTGTTTGACAGCAGCTCTGAAGGGATTGTATTCACCGACGCCAATACCAGGATCGTCGCCGTCAACAAGGCCTACACTGAAATCACCGGTTACTCCAGGGAAGAAATCCTGGGCCAGAATCCGCGGCTGTTTCAGTCGCACTGGCAGGACCGAGACTTCTACGAGGGGATGTGGCATGCGCTCAGGAGCGATGGTCACTGGGAAGGCGAAATATGGGATCGACGTAAGGATGGCTCGCTATATGCCCAGTGGCTGACCATCAATGCCAATCGTGACGAGGCTGGTCAAATCAGCCACTATGTAGGCATCTGTACCGACATTACCGAACGCAAGCAGACCCAGGAACGCATCCAGCATCTAGCCTACCACGACCCGCTGACCGATTTGCCCAACCGGCTGTTGCTGCAGGATCGTATCGGTCTGGCCATCGCCGAGGCGCAGCGCGATAAGACCATGATCGCCGTGCTGTTCATGGATCTGGACCGGTTCAAGACCATCAATGACTCCCTGGGACATCTCGTGGGCGACAAACTCCTGCAGCAGGTGGCGCAGCGTCTTGCCTCCTGCCTGCATGAGGCGGACACCATCTCCCGTATCGGTGGCGACGAATACGTCATCGTCCTGCCCAACATAGCGGAGACGAGCAAGGTTGCCGATATCGCGCACGATATTCTGAAGGCCTTGTCCGCCCCTGTCCTGGTGGAGGGGCGAACATTTCATACCTCTGCCAGCATTGGCATCAGTCTTTATCCCAATGATGGTCAGGATGTGCAGACGCTGATGAAATACGCCGACACCGCCATGTACCACGCCAAGGAAAACGGACGTAACAACTTCCAGTTTTTTACCCCTCAGCTCAATCTGTGGGCCTCGGAACGGCTGGCGATGGAAAACGATTTGCGACTGGCGCTGGAACGCAGCGAATTCCTCATCCATTATCAGCCCCAGGTCGATGCGATCTCCGGTCGCGTGGTCGGACTGGAGGCGCTGCTCCGCTGGCAGCACCCCGAAAAGGGCATGTTATTGCCGAACCGGTTTATCCCGACCGCCGAAGAAACAGGCCTCATCATCCCCCTGGGAGAATGGGTGTTGCGCAGCGTCTGTAGCCAAGGGGTCCTCTGGCAGCAGCAAGGCCTGCAACCGCTGCCCATCGCGGTCAATCTATCTGCGGTGCAATTTCGTCAGGCGGATCTGGTGCAGAGCATCTCCCGCACCCTCGACAGCACGGGGTTGCCGCCGCAATTCCTCGAGCTGGAGCTTACCGAAAGCATGCTGATGCAGCAGTCGGCGCCCAACACCGCCATGCTAGAGCGCTTCAGTTCAATGGGCATCAAACTCTCCATCGACGACTTCGGGACGGGTTATTCTTCGCTCAGCTATCTCAAGCGCTTTCCCATCGACCGGCTCAAGATCGATCAATCCTTCGTGCGCGACATTACCACCGACTCGGAAGATGCCGCCATTGTCACCGCCATTATTGCCCTTGCCCATAGCCTCGAGATCGAGGTCATCGCCGAAGGGGTCGAGACCCGGCAGCAACGCGACTTCCTGTATCGCCAGGGCTGCTATCTCTACCAAGGCTATTTGTGTGCCAGGCCCATGCCCGCCGAGGATGTGGCTGCCTATCTGCAACAGATCGCGACACCCACGGAAATGCGGTTTAACCCAATGGCATGA
- a CDS encoding PilZ domain-containing protein produces the protein MFDFFKKKPVAGGKEAAGKPEIQPGALCRLMRLFPIGTKVRFYPEYRKEIMLDSVIIGYVINSELVYSVQGLVCDKDSGPMAFSDQTKLHSYSRIQSFRIVVPATNQSEAKLDYNRREELHKIGGLTPGNTITLISERQGQHVPVLETTVQKRALLNQGYYAGVTVAMLDVNIGTLKLTDQRAHVRLQTNMPVSVQYYDGPNSNLVNCTMLDFSECSLRLKFGGDFPAESMPHADDDLILSFHLPDRAGNLSLVGHVFRIEGDAVVVMLKGSLGNNQAVAPLSPIDILEIKANLLQNGRARPVPAPN, from the coding sequence ATGTTTGATTTTTTTAAGAAAAAGCCTGTGGCGGGCGGTAAAGAAGCGGCTGGAAAGCCTGAAATCCAGCCAGGTGCCTTGTGTCGCCTGATGCGCCTGTTTCCCATCGGTACCAAAGTGCGCTTTTACCCGGAATATCGCAAAGAGATCATGCTCGATTCGGTGATTATCGGCTATGTGATCAACAGTGAGCTGGTGTATTCGGTGCAGGGGCTGGTGTGCGATAAAGACAGCGGCCCGATGGCCTTTAGCGATCAAACCAAGCTGCATTCCTATAGCCGTATTCAGAGTTTTCGCATTGTTGTGCCGGCAACGAACCAAAGTGAGGCGAAGCTTGATTATAACCGGCGTGAAGAGTTGCATAAGATTGGTGGGTTAACCCCGGGCAATACGATCACGTTGATTTCAGAGCGCCAAGGGCAGCACGTGCCGGTGCTGGAAACGACGGTTCAAAAGCGCGCGCTGTTGAATCAGGGTTATTATGCGGGCGTCACGGTGGCGATGTTGGATGTCAATATCGGAACATTGAAGTTAACGGATCAGCGGGCGCATGTGCGTTTGCAGACGAATATGCCGGTGTCTGTGCAGTATTACGATGGTCCGAATTCCAATTTGGTCAATTGCACGATGCTCGATTTCTCAGAATGTTCATTGCGGCTCAAGTTTGGAGGGGATTTTCCTGCGGAGTCAATGCCACACGCCGACGACGATTTGATTTTGTCATTTCATTTACCGGATCGCGCAGGTAATTTGTCGTTGGTGGGGCATGTGTTTCGTATTGAAGGCGATGCGGTAGTAGTGATGCTTAAGGGTAGTTTGGGGAATAATCAAGCGGTGGCGCCGCTGAGTCCAATTGATATTTTAGAAATCAAGGCTAATCTGTTACAGAATGGGCGGGCGAGGCCAGTGCCAGCACCAAACTAA
- a CDS encoding cell division protein ZapA: MTTEPTPVVVTILGKEFRVACPADEKESLLDSARHLDLKMREIRDRGRTQGADNIAIMAALNITHELLKVQGQKDKFDVSFSNRVRQMQHKIENALSSARQIEF; encoded by the coding sequence ATGACCACTGAACCAACCCCCGTCGTTGTCACTATTTTGGGCAAGGAATTCCGGGTCGCCTGTCCGGCGGATGAGAAGGAAAGCCTGCTCGATAGCGCGCGCCATCTCGATCTGAAAATGCGCGAAATACGCGATCGCGGCCGCACCCAGGGGGCGGATAATATCGCCATCATGGCCGCGCTCAACATCACTCACGAACTGTTAAAAGTTCAAGGCCAAAAAGACAAATTCGATGTCTCCTTCAGCAACCGTGTCCGCCAGATGCAGCATAAAATCGAGAACGCCTTGAGCAGCGCCCGCCAAATCGAATTTTGA
- a CDS encoding TIGR02449 family protein, whose protein sequence is MSLDTLRNYEQELKTLEYRVEELIQLCQQLKNENQALRSQHTAINSERTALLEKNETARQRVETMITRLKSMETDYDH, encoded by the coding sequence ATGAGCCTCGATACCCTCCGCAACTACGAACAAGAACTCAAGACACTGGAATACCGGGTCGAGGAGCTGATTCAGCTCTGTCAGCAGCTCAAAAACGAAAATCAGGCCTTGCGCAGCCAACACACGGCAATAAACTCTGAACGGACCGCGCTCCTGGAAAAAAACGAAACCGCCCGCCAACGGGTAGAGACCATGATCACCCGCCTAAAATCTATGGAAACTGACTATGACCACTGA
- a CDS encoding 5-formyltetrahydrofolate cyclo-ligase, translating into MTARAQIRKRIRAQRRQLSPQQRRAAAVAIATRLRQTAIFFRSRRIAGFIANDGEPDLTPLMHYAWTLGKDWHLPVIGLPSTHQLWFAPYDGDNSLHLNRFGIPEPAVSIAKTTRPWGLDLILLPLVAFDQHGNRLGMGKGYYDRTLQYLLQRQHWHKPRLIGVAYEFQKLKSITAESWDVPLDGIVTERGFYPTYRR; encoded by the coding sequence ATGACCGCGCGCGCCCAAATCAGAAAACGTATCCGAGCCCAGCGCCGCCAGCTTAGTCCGCAACAACGCCGCGCGGCCGCAGTCGCTATTGCCACACGTCTACGCCAAACCGCGATTTTCTTTCGCAGCCGCCGGATTGCGGGGTTTATCGCCAATGACGGCGAGCCGGATCTTACGCCATTAATGCACTATGCCTGGACCTTGGGCAAAGACTGGCATCTACCCGTCATCGGTTTACCCTCCACCCATCAGCTCTGGTTTGCCCCCTACGATGGTGATAACTCTTTGCATCTGAATCGCTTCGGCATCCCGGAACCAGCAGTCTCCATCGCCAAGACCACGCGCCCGTGGGGCCTGGACCTGATCCTGTTACCATTGGTGGCGTTTGACCAGCACGGCAATCGCCTCGGCATGGGCAAGGGCTATTACGACCGGACCCTGCAATACCTGCTCCAGCGCCAGCATTGGCACAAACCGCGATTGATCGGTGTCGCCTACGAATTTCAGAAACTCAAATCCATCACCGCCGAGTCATGGGACGTGCCGCTGGATGGCATCGTCACTGAACGGGGCTTTTATCCGACTTATCGCCGCTGA
- a CDS encoding CoA-binding protein, whose translation MAKQSLRVVVLGASAKPERYAHRAQQMLMDHGYQVVLVSRRAETILGISTLQSLREVTPPVDVITVYVGAAQSSGLLEDMLALKPRRVIFNPGAENALLEAALQKAGIEVWRACTLVLLRTNQFALDAG comes from the coding sequence ATGGCAAAACAAAGCTTGCGGGTCGTCGTGCTGGGTGCAAGCGCAAAACCCGAGCGCTATGCCCATCGCGCGCAACAAATGTTGATGGATCATGGGTATCAAGTGGTCTTGGTGTCTCGCCGTGCTGAAACGATACTTGGTATTTCAACATTGCAAAGTTTGCGCGAGGTAACGCCGCCGGTGGATGTGATCACAGTCTATGTGGGTGCAGCGCAATCCAGTGGCTTACTCGAGGATATGCTTGCGCTTAAACCGCGGCGCGTGATTTTTAATCCCGGTGCCGAGAATGCACTGCTTGAGGCGGCGTTGCAGAAGGCCGGGATCGAAGTCTGGCGCGCCTGTACCTTGGTGCTGTTACGGACTAATCAGTTCGCACTGGACGCAGGATGA
- the ilvA gene encoding threonine ammonia-lyase, biosynthetic, translating to MPQKYLEKILKARVYDVADVTPLDAMRSLSKRLGNHILLKREDLQPVFSFKLRGAYNKIVGLSPEARANGVIAASAGNHAQGVALAAQKLGIKALIVMPKTTPAIKVASVRAYGARTVLHGDAYDEAYRHAVGLGEQEGMTFIHPYDDPEVIAGQGTVALEILRQHTGEIHAIFVPVGGGGLIAGVAAFVKTLYPKVKIIGVEPEDAACMYEALKRKRRVTLDQVGIFADGVAVRQAGAEPYRIARQCVDEVILVSTDEICAAIKDIFDDTRSIAEPAGALAVAGMKKYVAREELRDQTLVAIDSGANMNFDRLRHVSERAEVGERNEAVLAVTIPERPGSFRQFCQAIGRRGVTEFNYRYADARDAHVFVGLTTGGGEGEREDVVTRLRDKGYPVIDMTDNEMAKLHIRHMVGGHAPTVENELLYRFEFPERPGALLEFLTKMGEGWNITLFHYRNHGAAYGRVLVGVQVMRNDKRGFQKFLDELGYHYQEETDNPAYKLFLS from the coding sequence ATGCCACAGAAATATCTCGAAAAAATCCTCAAGGCCCGCGTTTATGACGTGGCCGATGTCACACCATTGGACGCCATGCGCAGTCTCTCCAAGCGCTTGGGTAATCATATCCTGCTCAAGCGCGAGGATTTGCAGCCGGTCTTTTCCTTCAAGCTGCGCGGGGCCTATAACAAGATCGTCGGTCTGTCGCCGGAGGCGCGGGCCAATGGCGTGATTGCCGCTTCGGCCGGCAATCACGCCCAGGGCGTGGCCCTGGCCGCGCAGAAGCTGGGGATCAAGGCGCTGATCGTGATGCCCAAGACCACGCCCGCGATCAAGGTAGCATCGGTGCGGGCCTACGGTGCGCGCACGGTGTTGCATGGTGATGCTTACGATGAGGCCTATCGTCATGCGGTCGGGCTGGGTGAGCAGGAAGGTATGACCTTTATCCATCCCTACGATGACCCGGAGGTGATCGCCGGTCAGGGCACGGTGGCGCTGGAGATCCTGCGCCAGCACACGGGTGAGATTCACGCCATCTTCGTACCGGTCGGTGGCGGCGGGTTGATTGCAGGTGTGGCGGCATTTGTGAAAACACTTTATCCCAAGGTGAAGATCATCGGCGTCGAGCCGGAAGATGCGGCTTGCATGTATGAAGCTTTGAAACGCAAACGGCGGGTGACGCTGGATCAGGTCGGCATCTTTGCCGACGGCGTTGCGGTGCGGCAGGCGGGTGCCGAGCCGTATCGCATCGCACGCCAGTGCGTCGATGAAGTGATCCTGGTCAGCACCGATGAGATTTGTGCCGCGATCAAGGATATTTTCGATGACACGCGTTCCATCGCCGAGCCCGCAGGTGCGCTGGCGGTGGCGGGGATGAAAAAATATGTGGCCCGCGAAGAATTGAGAGATCAGACTTTAGTCGCCATTGATTCCGGCGCCAACATGAATTTCGATCGTCTGCGTCATGTCTCTGAGCGGGCGGAGGTGGGCGAACGTAATGAAGCCGTGCTGGCGGTGACGATCCCCGAGCGCCCCGGTTCGTTCCGTCAGTTTTGCCAAGCCATCGGCCGCCGCGGCGTGACCGAGTTTAATTATCGTTACGCCGATGCGCGTGATGCGCATGTCTTTGTCGGATTGACGACCGGCGGTGGTGAAGGCGAACGTGAGGATGTGGTGACTCGTCTGCGCGACAAAGGTTATCCCGTGATCGACATGACGGATAACGAGATGGCCAAGCTGCACATCCGGCATATGGTCGGCGGTCATGCGCCAACGGTCGAAAATGAATTGCTTTATCGCTTTGAGTTTCCCGAGCGCCCCGGTGCCTTGCTCGAATTTCTCACCAAAATGGGCGAGGGTTGGAATATCACACTCTTTCACTATCGCAATCACGGTGCCGCCTATGGCCGGGTGCTGGTGGGTGTGCAGGTAATGCGCAACGATAAACGCGGATTTCAGAAGTTTCTTGATGAGTTGGGTTACCACTATCAGGAAGAAACCGATAATCCGGCATACAAGTTATTTCTTAGTTAA
- a CDS encoding DUF2845 domain-containing protein produces MNRVYCIAIMSLISVSALAESMRCGDQVIAVGDDKARVLRYCGKPVLKERPQTKTRLSVDAHGEQRRQRVPMERWVYDMPSGQLSRRLVFTDGRVAEIETGDRQ; encoded by the coding sequence ATGAACAGAGTCTATTGTATCGCCATCATGAGTTTGATTTCGGTTTCGGCGTTGGCTGAGTCGATGCGCTGCGGCGATCAGGTGATCGCGGTAGGGGATGATAAGGCACGTGTGTTGCGTTATTGCGGCAAACCGGTTTTGAAAGAGCGGCCCCAGACCAAGACGCGATTGTCAGTCGATGCTCATGGCGAGCAACGCCGCCAACGGGTGCCTATGGAGCGGTGGGTCTATGATATGCCCAGCGGTCAATTATCCCGGCGGTTAGTATTTACGGACGGGCGGGTGGCGGAAATCGAAACCGGTGATCGGCAGTAG
- a CDS encoding EVE domain-containing protein has protein sequence MRYWLMKSEPDAFGIDDLASRPNQTEHWDGVRNYQARNMMRDEMRVGDQIFFYHSNCETPGIAGIARIVNAAYPDFSAWNPESKYFDPKSTPDHPRWFMVDVQLVRKLKRIISLNELKNHPAIEEMLLLRRGNRLSVMPVTNEQWQYILDLE, from the coding sequence ATGCGTTATTGGTTAATGAAATCCGAACCCGATGCCTTTGGTATTGACGATCTGGCCAGCCGACCCAATCAAACCGAACATTGGGATGGCGTCCGCAATTATCAGGCACGCAATATGATGCGCGACGAGATGCGTGTTGGCGATCAAATCTTTTTCTATCACTCCAATTGCGAAACACCAGGCATTGCCGGCATCGCCAGGATTGTAAATGCCGCGTATCCCGATTTCAGCGCCTGGAATCCGGAATCAAAATACTTTGACCCCAAAAGCACCCCTGACCATCCGCGCTGGTTTATGGTCGACGTACAATTGGTGCGCAAATTAAAACGCATCATCAGCTTGAATGAATTAAAAAATCATCCTGCAATCGAAGAGATGCTATTGCTACGGCGTGGCAACCGGCTATCGGTTATGCCGGTAACGAATGAGCAGTGGCAATATATTTTGGATTTGGAGTGA
- a CDS encoding UPF0149 family protein produces the protein MYKELPDYDDLTLRLASCGDGLSAAEGHGLLCGLLCSHPSMDREEWARRLLSGGWEAQAPIHVTASDEDWEIARNLYDVTVAQLDNPDLEFSLLLPDDDEPLLARSVALGEWCEGFLYGLSLGGVKDFSMFSEETREFAEDLVDISRLEQEPDDSEENESALFDIIEYVRMGVIMLHDELAPAGTDELPPDNVMLH, from the coding sequence TTGTATAAGGAATTACCCGATTACGATGATTTGACCTTGCGGCTGGCCAGTTGCGGGGATGGTTTGAGCGCGGCGGAGGGCCATGGCTTGTTGTGTGGTTTGTTATGTAGCCACCCAAGCATGGACCGCGAGGAGTGGGCCAGGCGATTGCTGAGTGGCGGTTGGGAGGCCCAGGCGCCGATCCATGTCACGGCCTCGGATGAGGATTGGGAAATCGCCCGCAACTTGTATGATGTGACAGTCGCGCAACTTGATAATCCTGATCTGGAGTTTTCCCTGTTGCTGCCGGATGACGATGAACCGTTGCTGGCGCGTTCGGTAGCGCTCGGCGAGTGGTGCGAAGGATTTTTGTATGGCTTGAGTCTGGGCGGGGTGAAGGATTTTTCCATGTTCTCCGAAGAGACGCGGGAGTTTGCCGAGGATCTGGTGGACATCTCACGTCTGGAACAAGAGCCGGATGATTCAGAAGAAAATGAAAGCGCCTTGTTCGACATTATCGAATATGTACGCATGGGTGTCATTATGCTGCATGATGAGCTGGCGCCGGCAGGAACGGATGAATTGCCTCCGGACAATGTGATGCTTCACTAA
- the pepP gene encoding Xaa-Pro aminopeptidase has protein sequence MDSREFSKRRQRLLQMMGPGSIAVLPAVPHRLRNRDVEYPYRADSDFYYLTGFPEPEAVAVLAPGRRQGEFVLFCRERDPAMETWHGRRAGLEGAMHRHGADDAFPIGDIDDILPGLMENCERVFYAMGAHQDLDQKMIGWLNQVRSKSRSGVHAPGEFVALDHLLHEMRLFKSAEELKAMRRAAEVSAGAHCRAMRVCKPGMMEYEIEAELQHEFMRNGCRHVAYSSIVGGGANGCILHYTENDAQLRDGDMLLIDAGAEHEYYASDITRTFPINGRFSAEQRALYEIVLEAQYAAIDKVQAGNHWNEPHEAAVKVLTRGLVKLGILKGQPAKLIKSEAYRRFYMHRTGHWLGMDVHDVGDYKIDGEWRVLEPGMVLTVEPGVYIPAGTKGVAKKWWDIGIRIEDDVLVTRKGHEVLTGGVPKEPDEIEALMAAARGRVTKLAAVPKKKTIRRR, from the coding sequence ATGGATAGTCGCGAATTTTCTAAACGTCGCCAGCGCCTGCTGCAAATGATGGGGCCGGGAAGCATTGCGGTGTTGCCAGCCGTGCCGCACCGACTCCGGAATCGTGATGTCGAATACCCCTACCGTGCCGACAGTGATTTTTATTATCTGACCGGTTTCCCGGAGCCAGAGGCGGTGGCAGTGTTGGCGCCAGGCCGGCGTCAGGGCGAGTTTGTGTTGTTTTGCCGCGAGCGCGATCCGGCAATGGAAACCTGGCATGGCCGTCGCGCCGGGTTGGAAGGCGCAATGCACCGTCACGGCGCCGATGATGCTTTTCCGATCGGGGACATCGATGACATCCTGCCGGGCTTGATGGAGAACTGCGAACGTGTCTTTTATGCCATGGGCGCGCATCAGGATCTGGATCAAAAAATGATCGGCTGGCTCAACCAGGTGCGCAGCAAATCCCGTTCCGGGGTGCATGCGCCGGGCGAATTTGTGGCGCTGGATCACCTGTTGCACGAGATGCGTCTGTTCAAGAGTGCGGAAGAGCTCAAAGCCATGCGCCGTGCCGCTGAGGTGAGCGCAGGCGCGCACTGTCGGGCCATGCGTGTCTGCAAGCCGGGGATGATGGAATATGAGATCGAGGCCGAACTGCAACATGAATTCATGCGCAACGGCTGCCGTCATGTCGCGTATTCCTCCATCGTCGGTGGTGGTGCCAATGGTTGCATTTTGCATTACACCGAAAACGACGCGCAGTTGCGTGACGGTGATATGTTGCTGATTGATGCCGGTGCGGAACATGAATATTACGCGTCTGATATTACGCGCACCTTTCCGATCAATGGCCGTTTTAGTGCCGAGCAACGCGCGTTGTACGAAATTGTGCTCGAGGCGCAATACGCGGCAATCGACAAGGTGCAGGCCGGTAATCATTGGAATGAACCACACGAGGCGGCGGTAAAGGTATTGACCCGCGGTTTGGTCAAGCTCGGTATTCTCAAAGGTCAGCCCGCCAAGCTGATCAAGAGCGAGGCTTACCGCCGATTTTATATGCACCGTACCGGCCATTGGCTGGGGATGGATGTGCATGACGTCGGCGATTACAAGATCGATGGTGAGTGGCGCGTATTAGAGCCGGGGATGGTGCTGACAGTTGAGCCGGGCGTGTACATTCCTGCTGGAACCAAAGGCGTGGCGAAAAAGTGGTGGGACATCGGTATTCGTATCGAAGACGATGTGCTGGTGACGCGCAAAGGTCATGAAGTGCTGACGGGCGGTGTGCCGAAAGAGCCGGATGAAATCGAAGCCTTGATGGCGGCGGCGCGTGGCCGCGTCACAAAATTAGCAGCTGTCCCGAAAAAGAAGACAATCCGGCGGCGATGA